Below is a genomic region from Jiangella gansuensis DSM 44835.
CAGGACCTCGAGGACCAGCGGCGGCGGCATCACCGGGCCGTCCGGCGTCTGGCGCCAGTACGGCTCGGAGCGTGAGGTGAGCTTCCTGGCCCGGATCTCCCGGCCGGGCTCGTAGCCGACGATCCGGTCGGTCAGCTGGAAGAGCACGCGGTTCCCTCCTCGTCCCGGTGGGTCGTGCCGGTCATGACGACAACGGCGTGGGCGACGGCGTAGTCACCGGTGTGCGACAGCGAGATCTCGACCGTGCGCGTCCCGCGCTGGCTGCACACCGCGGCCACCTCGCCGTACAGCCGCACCAGAGGGCGGCCCCACGGCTCGTTCACGATCTCGACGTCCAGCCAGCGCATCCGCGGCCCCAGCCCGGTGCCGATCGCCTTCAGCACGGCCTCCTTGGCGGCGAAGCGCGCCGAGAGCCGGCTGGCCGCGGTGCGCCGGTCGCGGCAGGCCCGCAGCTCTCCGTCGGTGAAGAGCCGGGCGCCCAGCATCGGCTGCTCCGCCAGCAACCGGCGCAGCCGCGGCACATGCACGAGGTCGACGCCGACACGGACGTCCATCTCAGGCGGCTGCCGTCGCCGTCACCCGGGCGAGCACGAGGTCCACCAGGTTGTCGACGGTGAACAGGCCCATGACCCCTTCGGCCGGCAACTTCCCGCGCAGCGCCTCGACGTCGATCTGCGGCATCACCGTGGCGAGCTGGGCGAGGCCGATGTCGGAGACGACGCCCTCCGGCGTGCCGAAGTCGTCCTCGGAGATGCCGCCCTGTACGTGCTCGGCCAGGTCGGCGGCGGTGATCTTGACACCGAGCGACCGCTCCAGCCGGAACAGGATGTCCAGCAGGTCGATCGACTCCGCCTCGAGGTCGCCGAGCAGCGTCGCCTCGGCCACCACGTCCTCCTCCTCGACGCCCAGCGCGTCGACCAGTGCCGCCCGCACGGCCTCGAAGACCTCGTCCTTGACCAGCGTCATGCTGTCCTCCCGACTCGACATGTCGAATGTTCCGGAACACACCGCATTGCGGCTTTTCACATGTCTCATGACCCTGGCCAGTCGGCCGGTCGTACACTCGAAGCGAGTGACCTCGATCACATGGGCCGCAGTACGCGCGAAATCGCAGGTCAACGACACAATGAGAACCGGCGAGCGCTTCACAGCGCATTCACAGCAACGCCCGTGTAGCGTTCTGAACACGTAGGCAGGCACCGGGCACGGGCACACCTGGTCGCCGTCGCCAGTCCCGACATGCGCCCATGTGTTCACGACCACGCCACCGGCCGCACGGTGGCTCACCGCGAGGAGGCGCCTCACCGTGGACGACGCCGCGAAGCACCCCGAGCACGACGATGCCGGCGACGACCTCATCGCCGAGCTGCAGCAGCTGATCGGGCAGCTACCGCCCCACGTCGTGGAGCGGGCCGCCGACGCTCGCCGGCCGGACTGACCGCGGCCGGCTGCCGGTCAGCCCGCCTCGGCGAGCAGCGACCGCAGCTGGGCGATGCAGCGGTTACGGATCGGCCCGACCGAACCGGCCGAGACCCCGAGCGCCGTGGCGATCTCCTCGTAGCTGCGGTTCTGCGCCAGCAAGGCCAGCATGTGCTGCGAGCGTGGCGGAAGCGCCAGCATCGCCCGGGCGAGCTGGCCGGCACGCTCGTGGGACACCACACGGTCCTCGACCGACTCCGCGGTGTCGTCCGGCAGCCTGGTCAGGTCATCCGGGCTCCACGACTGCGCCCGGCGCTTGGCCGCCTGCAGGTGTCGCAGCGACTCCCGCCGGGCGATCATCGAGAGCCATTCGGTCAGCCGGCCGGGGTCGCGCAGGTCACTCAGGTTTCGCCACAACCGCACCCACGTGGCCTGGGCGACGTCCTCGCTGTCGGCCGCGCTCAGGCGATGTGCCCGGGCGATCGACCAGACCAGGGGCGCGTATCTGACGACCAGGGCCCGCCAGGCCTCGTCGTCGTCGTTCAGGCAGGCCGTCACCAAGTCGGTCGTGGTCGCGTAGCTGTGCACGTGTCCGCCCCCCGAGTTGTCCGTGTGTCGCCGTCCGGCGGTTGCGGGACAGCACCGGCCCGCGTCGCCTGAGTCGGCGGCCGACTCACACCCGTGTGGTGTCCGCGACCTCACCGGCCGCCACCGTCA
It encodes:
- the acpS gene encoding holo-ACP synthase, whose translation is MDVRVGVDLVHVPRLRRLLAEQPMLGARLFTDGELRACRDRRTAASRLSARFAAKEAVLKAIGTGLGPRMRWLDVEIVNEPWGRPLVRLYGEVAAVCSQRGTRTVEISLSHTGDYAVAHAVVVMTGTTHRDEEGTACSSS
- a CDS encoding acyl carrier protein — encoded protein: MTLVKDEVFEAVRAALVDALGVEEEDVVAEATLLGDLEAESIDLLDILFRLERSLGVKITAADLAEHVQGGISEDDFGTPEGVVSDIGLAQLATVMPQIDVEALRGKLPAEGVMGLFTVDNLVDLVLARVTATAAA
- a CDS encoding RNA polymerase sigma factor, whose product is MHSYATTTDLVTACLNDDDEAWRALVVRYAPLVWSIARAHRLSAADSEDVAQATWVRLWRNLSDLRDPGRLTEWLSMIARRESLRHLQAAKRRAQSWSPDDLTRLPDDTAESVEDRVVSHERAGQLARAMLALPPRSQHMLALLAQNRSYEEIATALGVSAGSVGPIRNRCIAQLRSLLAEAG